The proteins below are encoded in one region of Aeromonas veronii:
- a CDS encoding YhgN family NAAT transporter, protein MDTFSAAVMLFLIMDPLGNLPVFLSILRHVDPKRRRKVMIRELLFSLAIMLAFLFAGQQILSFLNLRQEAVSIAGGIILFLIAIKMIFPTPGGVTGLAAGEEPFLVPMAIPMIAGPSILASLLLLANQEPTRMTDWSLALLMAWGASAVILMFYEVFNKLLGERGLTALERLMGMLLVMISVQMLLDGVHHYLEVTDKG, encoded by the coding sequence ATGGATACTTTCTCCGCTGCCGTCATGTTGTTTCTGATCATGGATCCGCTGGGCAACCTGCCGGTCTTCCTCTCCATTTTGCGTCACGTCGATCCCAAGCGGCGCCGCAAGGTGATGATCCGCGAGTTGCTGTTCTCCCTGGCCATCATGCTGGCCTTCCTGTTCGCCGGTCAGCAGATCCTGAGCTTCCTCAACCTGCGGCAGGAGGCGGTGAGCATCGCCGGTGGCATCATCCTCTTCCTCATCGCCATCAAGATGATCTTCCCGACCCCGGGTGGGGTGACCGGCCTTGCCGCCGGTGAGGAGCCCTTCCTGGTGCCCATGGCCATCCCCATGATCGCGGGCCCCTCCATCCTCGCCTCCCTGCTGCTGCTGGCGAATCAGGAGCCGACCCGGATGACGGACTGGTCCCTGGCCCTGCTGATGGCCTGGGGGGCCAGCGCCGTGATCCTGATGTTCTACGAGGTATTCAACAAGCTGCTGGGTGAGCGAGGACTCACCGCCCTTGAGCGGCTGATGGGCATGCTGCTGGTGATGATCTCGGTGCAGATGCTGTTGGACGGGGTACACCACTACCTGGAAGTGACCGACAAGGGATAA
- a CDS encoding HlyD family secretion protein, whose translation MSQHKKIPLLAALVLAVLGTLFAAYWYLHGRYFESTDNAYLQSEVTGIGSKLPGYIGEVLVTDNQEVKAGQLIARLDDREYKTKVLEAEADLRLNQATAENLAATRTQQLSQIRQAEAKVASANAEQVRAQQQVRRVSQLNQRHYSSQDSLDEVQAGLQVNQALLQEASAALQAARERLLVLDAEAKQNQARLALSEAQLQQAKLELGYTELRAPADGIIGKRSLREGLYVQSGMQVASLVPLQQVWVEANFKETQLQHMQPGQKVEVILDAYPDQPVEGIIDSLAPATGAKFALLPPENATGNFTKIVQRVPVKIRIPEPGVLTGKLRPGLSTEVIVDTRTPEPQVAAH comes from the coding sequence ATGAGTCAACACAAGAAGATCCCCCTGCTGGCCGCACTGGTGCTGGCCGTGCTCGGCACGCTGTTCGCCGCCTACTGGTATCTCCATGGCCGCTATTTCGAGAGCACCGACAACGCCTATCTGCAGAGCGAGGTGACCGGTATCGGCTCCAAGCTGCCCGGCTACATCGGCGAGGTGCTGGTGACCGACAACCAGGAGGTGAAAGCGGGCCAGCTGATCGCCCGGCTGGATGATCGGGAGTACAAGACCAAGGTGCTGGAAGCCGAGGCGGACTTGCGCCTCAACCAGGCTACCGCCGAAAACCTGGCCGCCACCCGCACCCAGCAACTGAGCCAGATCCGTCAGGCCGAGGCCAAGGTCGCCTCCGCCAACGCCGAACAGGTGCGGGCCCAGCAACAGGTGCGCCGCGTCAGTCAGCTCAATCAGCGCCACTACAGCTCCCAGGACAGCCTGGACGAGGTACAGGCCGGCCTGCAGGTCAATCAGGCCCTGTTGCAGGAGGCCAGCGCCGCCCTGCAGGCAGCCCGTGAGCGACTGCTGGTACTTGACGCCGAGGCCAAGCAGAACCAGGCCAGACTGGCCCTGAGCGAGGCCCAGCTGCAGCAGGCCAAGCTGGAGCTCGGCTACACCGAATTGCGGGCGCCCGCCGATGGCATCATCGGCAAACGCAGCCTGCGGGAAGGGCTCTACGTGCAGTCCGGCATGCAGGTGGCGAGCCTGGTGCCGCTGCAGCAGGTCTGGGTCGAGGCGAACTTCAAGGAGACCCAGTTGCAGCACATGCAGCCGGGCCAGAAGGTGGAGGTGATCCTGGATGCCTATCCGGATCAGCCGGTAGAAGGCATCATCGACAGCCTGGCCCCCGCCACCGGCGCCAAGTTCGCCCTGCTGCCGCCGGAGAATGCCACCGGCAACTTCACGAAAATTGTGCAGCGGGTACCGGTCAAGATCCGCATCCCCGAGCCCGGGGTACTGACCGGCAAGCTGCGGCCGGGCCTCTCCACCGAGGTGATCGTGGATACCCGCACGCCTGAGCCCCAGGTTGCGGCCCACTGA
- a CDS encoding YecH family metal-binding protein produces MSQSIHGHEVMEMMLEQGGQFSRASLKQAIGQHFGADARFHTCSASEMDADALIDFLAKRGKFIESEEGFQTSADKICNHG; encoded by the coding sequence ATGTCCCAATCGATACATGGTCACGAAGTGATGGAAATGATGCTGGAACAGGGGGGGCAGTTCAGCCGTGCCAGCCTCAAGCAGGCGATCGGTCAGCACTTCGGTGCCGATGCCCGCTTTCACACCTGCAGCGCCAGCGAGATGGATGCCGATGCCCTGATCGATTTTCTGGCCAAGCGCGGCAAGTTCATCGAATCCGAAGAGGGTTTCCAGACCAGCGCCGACAAGATCTGCAATCACGGCTGA
- a CDS encoding LysR family transcriptional regulator codes for MDLNAALILVRIVDKGSFTAAAQDLGMTKATVSRRIAELEQRLGARLLYRSTRQLTLTEAGEQYYLRCSKAVEELAQAELMLSASQQEVTGTLKLAVPIETGQLVVGRLVARFLQAYPGLRVELELTNRIVDPISEGLDAIVRIGDMNDSNLAARRLWSTERLLCASPEYLARNPGLERPEDLVRHERITVSTGFLASHWCFELDGREVLVDPPARFTVNNITCAREAAKTGLGLASLPAMLCHDELASGALVALLPDWRQPKVPIYLLFPERRLMPRKLRVFIDFLVANGPDYGIDNLL; via the coding sequence ATGGACCTGAATGCTGCCTTGATCCTGGTGCGTATCGTCGACAAGGGCTCCTTTACCGCGGCGGCCCAGGACTTGGGGATGACCAAGGCGACGGTCAGCCGCCGCATCGCCGAGCTGGAGCAGCGACTCGGGGCGCGCCTGCTCTATCGCTCCACCCGCCAGCTCACCCTGACCGAGGCGGGTGAGCAGTATTACCTGCGCTGCAGCAAGGCGGTGGAGGAGTTGGCCCAGGCGGAACTGATGCTGAGCGCGAGCCAGCAGGAGGTGACCGGCACCCTCAAGCTGGCGGTGCCCATCGAGACGGGGCAGTTGGTGGTGGGTCGGCTGGTGGCGCGTTTTCTGCAGGCCTATCCGGGGCTGAGGGTGGAGCTGGAGCTGACCAACCGCATCGTGGATCCTATCAGCGAGGGGTTGGATGCCATCGTGCGGATCGGCGACATGAACGACTCCAATCTGGCGGCCCGTCGGCTGTGGAGCACGGAGCGCCTGCTCTGCGCCAGCCCCGAATACCTGGCGCGCAACCCGGGTCTGGAGCGGCCTGAGGATCTGGTGCGCCATGAACGGATAACGGTGAGCACCGGGTTTCTCGCATCGCACTGGTGCTTTGAACTGGATGGTCGGGAGGTGCTGGTCGATCCCCCTGCCAGATTCACCGTCAACAACATTACCTGTGCCCGGGAGGCGGCCAAGACCGGGTTGGGGTTGGCCTCCCTGCCTGCCATGCTGTGCCATGATGAGCTGGCGAGTGGCGCCCTGGTGGCCCTGTTGCCCGACTGGCGTCAGCCCAAGGTGCCGATCTATCTTCTGTTCCCGGAGCGACGGCTGATGCCGCGCAAGTTACGGGTTTTTATCGATTTTCTGGTTGCGAACGGGCCTGATTACGGCATCGACAACCTGTTGTGA
- a CDS encoding DHA2 family efflux MFS transporter permease subunit, translating into MDAIPRRNWIAVMGGLIGAFMAILDIQITNASLKDIQGALSATLSESSWISTSYLVAEMIAIPLSGWLSRGLGARRYLLWTTGAFIIASVLCSFSWNLTSMIVFRALQGFTGGALIPMAFSLIISLLPLHKRATGMALFGLCATFAPTIGPTLGGWLTEQLSWHYIFYLNVPPGLLVMAMLAHGLDKKMVDWEVIKRVDLVGILTMAVGLGLLEVVLEEGNREDWFGSSFIVRLSVISVVALIFFVISQLLRRHPLVNLRLLHSPRFALACFAYLVLGMALMGSIYVLPLYMTQIHNYNALEIGEVLMWMGLPQLLVLPLVPKLVTKIDPRYLVSFGFLVFAISCFMNMHMSADYAGPQLIQSLVVRALGQPFVMVPLSLVATASLTPDEVPSSSTLLNVLRNLGGAIGIAIIATMLDNDTRIHASQIGSTLAASSIEGQSYLLQLAQNMMAQGAGPEQAQLQAQAMLANTINREATIMAYNQVFYVMGVFLLIASALMLLLKQPPPKAADAEPMEA; encoded by the coding sequence ATGGACGCCATCCCGCGCCGTAACTGGATCGCGGTCATGGGGGGCCTGATCGGCGCCTTCATGGCCATCCTCGACATCCAGATCACCAACGCCTCCCTGAAGGACATTCAGGGAGCGCTATCCGCCACCCTGAGCGAGAGCTCCTGGATCTCCACCTCCTACCTGGTGGCGGAGATGATCGCCATTCCCCTGAGCGGCTGGCTCAGCCGCGGCCTGGGGGCGCGCCGCTATCTGCTGTGGACCACGGGGGCCTTCATCATCGCCTCCGTGCTCTGTTCGTTCAGCTGGAACCTCACCAGCATGATCGTGTTCCGGGCCCTGCAGGGGTTCACCGGCGGCGCCCTCATCCCCATGGCATTCTCCCTCATCATCAGCCTGCTGCCCCTGCACAAGCGGGCCACCGGCATGGCGCTGTTCGGTCTGTGTGCCACCTTCGCCCCCACCATAGGGCCGACCCTGGGGGGCTGGCTGACGGAGCAGCTCTCCTGGCACTACATCTTCTACCTGAACGTGCCCCCCGGCCTGCTGGTGATGGCCATGCTGGCCCACGGTCTGGACAAGAAGATGGTGGACTGGGAAGTGATCAAACGGGTGGATCTCGTCGGGATCCTCACCATGGCGGTGGGGTTGGGGCTGCTGGAGGTGGTACTGGAAGAGGGCAACCGGGAGGACTGGTTCGGTTCCAGTTTCATCGTGCGCCTGAGCGTCATCTCCGTGGTGGCACTCATCTTCTTCGTCATCAGCCAGCTGCTGCGCCGCCACCCCCTGGTCAACCTGCGACTGCTGCACAGCCCGCGCTTCGCGCTGGCCTGTTTCGCCTATCTGGTGCTCGGCATGGCGCTGATGGGATCCATCTATGTGCTGCCCCTCTACATGACCCAGATCCACAACTACAACGCGCTGGAGATTGGCGAAGTGCTGATGTGGATGGGGTTGCCCCAGTTGCTGGTGCTGCCGCTGGTGCCCAAGCTGGTGACCAAGATAGACCCTCGCTACCTGGTGAGCTTCGGCTTCCTGGTGTTCGCCATCAGCTGTTTCATGAACATGCACATGAGCGCCGATTATGCCGGGCCCCAGCTGATCCAGTCCCTCGTCGTGCGGGCGCTGGGCCAGCCTTTCGTGATGGTGCCGCTCTCCCTGGTGGCCACCGCCAGCCTGACCCCGGACGAGGTTCCCTCCTCCTCCACCCTGCTCAACGTGCTGCGCAACCTCGGCGGTGCCATCGGCATCGCCATCATCGCCACCATGCTGGACAACGACACCCGCATCCATGCCAGCCAGATCGGCAGCACCCTGGCCGCCAGCAGCATCGAAGGGCAGAGCTACCTGCTGCAACTGGCCCAGAACATGATGGCGCAGGGAGCCGGCCCCGAGCAGGCGCAGTTGCAGGCCCAGGCCATGCTGGCAAACACCATCAATCGGGAAGCTACCATCATGGCCTACAACCAGGTGTTCTACGTGATGGGGGTCTTCCTGCTCATCGCCAGCGCCCTGATGCTGCTGCTCAAGCAGCCGCCCCCCAAGGCGGCCGATGCCGAGCCCATGGAGGCGTGA
- a CDS encoding LysR substrate-binding domain-containing protein, with amino-acid sequence MLLEQLGRIDLNLLIILQVLLEERNGSRAARRLHLSQSAVSKALGRLRETFDDPLFVRSAYGLDPTPRALDLQQQLQPILLSLDNLIQPPAFDPASTEREFVIASMDSAFTLFAPLYLSELKRQAPGMRLRYEEWTEHSLTEMSQGQVDIAFTVRENCINSDFRLDTLPNAICQRLLAIDDLTCLVQPDHPALQETDWDLARYLAYPHVQTYCEGRDRWMLDHKLAEQDLYRRIEATVPTFEAALRMGMHSDMIVTLSRLYARHATQVYPLVPLPLPVALESISHLLIWHQRHDADPGHRWLRETLLTLIMGKLETPTVEAA; translated from the coding sequence ATGTTGTTGGAACAGCTCGGGCGCATCGACCTTAATCTATTGATAATTCTTCAGGTATTGCTGGAGGAGCGCAACGGCAGCCGGGCCGCCCGTCGGTTGCACCTGAGCCAGTCCGCCGTCAGCAAGGCTCTCGGCCGCCTGCGGGAAACCTTCGACGATCCCCTGTTCGTGCGCTCCGCCTACGGGCTGGATCCCACGCCCCGCGCCCTGGATCTGCAACAACAGCTGCAACCCATACTGCTCTCCCTGGACAACCTGATCCAGCCGCCCGCCTTCGATCCCGCCAGCACGGAGCGGGAGTTCGTCATCGCCAGCATGGACAGCGCCTTCACCCTGTTTGCCCCCCTCTACCTGAGCGAACTCAAGCGCCAGGCCCCCGGCATGCGGCTGCGTTACGAGGAGTGGACAGAGCACAGCCTGACCGAGATGAGCCAGGGCCAGGTGGATATCGCCTTCACGGTGCGGGAGAACTGCATCAACTCAGATTTTCGCCTCGATACCTTGCCCAACGCCATCTGCCAGCGCTTGCTCGCCATCGATGACCTCACCTGTCTGGTGCAGCCGGATCACCCGGCGCTGCAGGAAACCGACTGGGATCTTGCCCGCTATCTGGCCTATCCCCATGTGCAGACCTACTGCGAAGGGCGGGATCGCTGGATGCTGGATCACAAGCTGGCGGAGCAGGATCTCTATCGCCGGATAGAGGCCACCGTGCCCACCTTCGAGGCGGCGCTGCGCATGGGCATGCACTCGGACATGATAGTGACCCTCTCCCGGCTCTACGCCCGCCACGCGACCCAGGTCTATCCGCTGGTGCCGCTACCCCTGCCGGTGGCGCTGGAGAGCATCTCCCACCTGCTGATCTGGCATCAGCGCCACGACGCGGATCCGGGTCATCGCTGGCTGCGGGAGACTCTACTCACCCTCATCATGGGCAAGCTGGAGACCCCGACGGTCGAGGCTGCCTGA
- the tatA gene encoding twin-arginine translocase TatA/TatE family subunit, whose protein sequence is MGLGGIHIWYLLILLLVVVLVFGSKRLAGAGEDLGTAIKDFRKALRDDDPQPK, encoded by the coding sequence ATGGGACTCGGTGGAATTCATATCTGGTATTTGTTGATCCTGCTGCTGGTCGTGGTGCTGGTGTTTGGCAGCAAGCGCCTGGCCGGTGCCGGCGAGGATCTGGGTACCGCCATCAAGGACTTTCGCAAGGCTTTGCGTGACGATGATCCGCAGCCGAAATAA
- a CDS encoding lysoplasmalogenase produces the protein MLLSFLIIASGWWHIRAAYGSDARQFYISKPLTMLFIIALAFGYQSDDHNGSNAWILLGLCLSLAGDVLLMLPRDRFIQGLAAFLVAHLCYIVGFAQGPLVLKLVDGLLLLAVAGMVFGLLWSKLGEMKIPVFCYMLVIIAMAWVAAGAWHASLTAGSAAALVGALMFLFSDSMLALDRFRRPFPHAKAWIMSSYYAAQFLIAASLAG, from the coding sequence ATGTTATTGAGTTTCTTGATCATCGCATCTGGCTGGTGGCACATCCGCGCAGCCTACGGCTCGGATGCCCGTCAGTTCTACATCAGCAAGCCGCTGACCATGCTGTTCATCATCGCCCTCGCCTTCGGTTACCAGAGTGATGATCACAATGGATCCAACGCCTGGATCCTGCTCGGCCTCTGCCTGTCGCTGGCCGGCGACGTGCTGCTGATGCTGCCACGGGATCGTTTCATCCAGGGTTTGGCGGCATTTCTTGTCGCGCATCTGTGCTACATCGTGGGCTTCGCCCAGGGGCCCCTGGTGCTCAAGCTGGTGGATGGCCTGCTGCTGCTGGCGGTGGCGGGCATGGTGTTCGGCCTGCTGTGGAGCAAGCTGGGTGAGATGAAGATCCCGGTGTTCTGCTACATGCTGGTGATCATCGCCATGGCCTGGGTGGCCGCCGGTGCCTGGCACGCCTCCCTGACGGCGGGCAGCGCCGCCGCCCTGGTGGGGGCCTTGATGTTCCTCTTCTCCGACAGCATGCTGGCCCTCGATCGCTTCCGCCGCCCCTTCCCCCACGCCAAGGCCTGGATCATGAGCAGCTACTACGCCGCCCAGTTCCTGATTGCAGCCTCCCTGGCGGGCTGA
- a CDS encoding dicarboxylate/amino acid:cation symporter, giving the protein MLFHGWAFKPWRIWTRRPLWLKTLLGMLGGIGLGLCFSEQALLLKPIGVLFVNTIQMLMVPLIFCSVIAGLTALLRGKALDRIGGKAITLYLFSTAIAICIGLMMGWLLEPGMGANMGPYERVGAMAQPTLASVLSHLVPRNPIQAMVDGKVLQVLVFAIALALALNASGRRGRPAIRFFASLAEGMFTLTQMVMVLAPYGVCALMAWMTGKYGLDLLLPLLKVIGAVYLGCLLHVLGVYSSLLLLLARLNPLHYFKSILDAQAVAFTSSSSSTTLPISLACAERRLGVSPAITAKVLPIGATINMDGTALYQGVTALFVAQAFGVDLHVVDYLTIISIATLASIGTAGTPGTGLMLLTLTLTAVGLPLEGVALIAGIDRLLDMARTTVNVSGDILVSVLIARSEGELDLATYHDANAGEDIDFTLR; this is encoded by the coding sequence ATGCTGTTCCATGGATGGGCCTTCAAGCCCTGGCGGATCTGGACCCGCCGCCCGCTCTGGTTGAAGACCCTGCTCGGCATGCTCGGCGGTATCGGGCTCGGACTCTGCTTCAGCGAGCAGGCGTTGCTGCTCAAGCCCATCGGCGTGCTCTTCGTCAACACCATACAGATGCTGATGGTGCCCCTCATCTTCTGCTCCGTCATCGCCGGTCTGACGGCCCTGCTCAGAGGCAAGGCCCTGGACAGGATCGGCGGCAAGGCCATCACCCTCTATCTGTTCTCCACCGCCATCGCCATCTGCATCGGCCTGATGATGGGCTGGCTGCTGGAGCCCGGCATGGGCGCCAACATGGGGCCCTACGAACGGGTCGGCGCCATGGCACAGCCCACCCTGGCCAGCGTACTGAGCCATCTGGTGCCCCGCAATCCCATCCAGGCCATGGTGGATGGCAAGGTACTGCAGGTATTGGTCTTCGCCATCGCCCTGGCCCTGGCCCTCAATGCCAGCGGTCGCCGCGGTCGTCCCGCCATCCGCTTCTTCGCCTCATTGGCGGAGGGCATGTTCACGCTGACCCAGATGGTGATGGTGCTGGCCCCTTACGGCGTCTGTGCCCTGATGGCCTGGATGACCGGCAAGTACGGGCTGGATCTGCTGCTGCCCCTGCTCAAGGTGATCGGCGCCGTCTACCTCGGCTGCCTGCTGCACGTGCTCGGGGTCTACAGCAGCCTGCTGCTCCTGCTAGCCCGCCTCAACCCCCTGCACTACTTCAAGAGCATCCTCGATGCCCAGGCGGTGGCCTTCACCAGCAGCTCCAGCAGCACAACCCTGCCCATCAGCCTGGCCTGCGCCGAGCGCAGGCTGGGGGTCTCCCCCGCCATCACCGCCAAGGTGCTGCCCATCGGCGCCACCATCAACATGGACGGCACCGCCCTCTATCAGGGAGTTACCGCCCTGTTCGTGGCCCAGGCTTTCGGGGTGGATCTGCACGTGGTGGATTATCTGACCATCATCAGCATCGCCACCCTGGCCAGCATCGGCACGGCGGGAACCCCGGGCACAGGGCTGATGCTGCTCACCCTGACCCTCACGGCCGTGGGCCTGCCCCTGGAGGGCGTCGCCCTCATCGCCGGCATCGACCGTTTGCTGGACATGGCCCGCACCACGGTCAACGTCTCCGGGGATATTCTGGTATCCGTGCTGATCGCCCGCAGCGAGGGGGAGCTGGATCTGGCGACCTATCACGACGCCAACGCAGGTGAGGACATCGACTTCACCCTGCGCTGA
- a CDS encoding lytic transglycosylase F: MRLWIWLLLALCSLPLQAADPAPPSSAAASRVVDVRPKRLPQPGDLAHILEKKELRALVVYERGFFFFDKGTQYGILVNQLQGFERWLNKTYLANEKLKLKIIYIPVRQDKLLDYLTEGRGDLVAANMTVTPTRREQVTFSQPLIAPIEEWVVSQRDLPAFNRITQLSGRRIWVRASSSYHESLTQLNWLFRELGLPPVYIETVPEYLQDGDLMEMVAAGIIPLTVTDSFKGRIWLDMIGGLKAHKLIPLRDKGRSAWALRKNDPELLKAVNAYISEASKRTLYSDMTLRRLLARSEQMSNILAPDPLGRLSTIRKVIETQAGKYQLDWLMLAALGYKESGLNPNVRSNKGAVGIMQLLPSTGGAVGIRGARLTSLEGNVEAACRYLRHILDIYFNDPAMDNLNRHLFALAAYNAGPNRVQALQAKAKARGLDPNVWFGNVEQLVANEVGQGPINYVGTIYKYYVAYRFSLPQLEGKTEAIEAARP; encoded by the coding sequence ATGCGGCTTTGGATCTGGCTCCTGCTGGCACTCTGTTCCCTTCCCCTGCAGGCGGCGGATCCCGCCCCTCCGTCCAGTGCGGCCGCGTCTCGCGTTGTGGACGTCAGACCCAAACGCCTGCCCCAGCCCGGGGATCTTGCCCACATCCTGGAAAAGAAAGAACTGAGGGCCCTGGTGGTCTATGAGCGGGGCTTCTTCTTCTTCGACAAGGGGACCCAGTACGGCATTCTGGTCAATCAGCTGCAAGGCTTCGAGCGCTGGCTGAACAAGACTTATCTCGCCAACGAGAAACTGAAACTCAAGATCATCTATATCCCGGTACGCCAGGACAAGCTGCTGGACTACCTCACCGAGGGGCGGGGGGATCTGGTGGCCGCCAACATGACGGTGACCCCGACCCGACGCGAGCAGGTGACCTTTTCCCAGCCCCTTATCGCCCCCATCGAGGAGTGGGTGGTGAGCCAGCGGGATCTGCCCGCCTTCAACCGCATCACCCAGCTCTCCGGGCGGCGGATCTGGGTGCGTGCCAGCTCCAGCTACCATGAGAGCCTGACCCAGCTGAACTGGCTGTTCCGCGAGCTGGGGCTGCCCCCCGTCTATATCGAGACGGTGCCCGAGTACCTGCAAGATGGCGACCTGATGGAGATGGTGGCGGCCGGCATCATACCGCTCACCGTGACCGACAGTTTCAAGGGGCGGATCTGGCTCGACATGATAGGGGGGCTCAAGGCCCACAAGCTGATCCCCCTGAGGGACAAGGGCCGCAGCGCCTGGGCCCTGCGCAAGAACGACCCCGAGTTGCTCAAGGCGGTGAACGCCTATATCTCGGAGGCGAGCAAGCGCACCCTCTACAGCGACATGACACTGCGTCGCCTGCTGGCCCGAAGCGAGCAGATGAGCAACATACTGGCGCCGGATCCCCTGGGTCGGCTCTCCACCATTCGCAAGGTGATAGAGACCCAGGCAGGCAAATACCAGCTGGACTGGCTGATGCTGGCGGCCCTTGGCTACAAGGAGTCGGGGCTCAACCCCAATGTCCGCTCCAACAAGGGGGCGGTCGGCATCATGCAGCTGCTGCCGAGCACTGGCGGTGCCGTCGGGATCCGCGGGGCCAGGCTCACCAGCCTGGAGGGCAATGTGGAGGCGGCCTGCCGCTACCTGCGTCACATCCTGGACATCTACTTCAACGACCCCGCAATGGACAACCTCAACCGCCACCTGTTCGCGCTGGCGGCCTACAATGCAGGGCCCAACCGGGTGCAGGCGCTGCAGGCCAAGGCGAAAGCCAGGGGGCTGGATCCGAACGTCTGGTTTGGCAACGTGGAACAGCTGGTGGCCAACGAAGTGGGACAAGGGCCCATCAACTACGTCGGCACCATCTACAAGTATTACGTGGCCTATCGCTTCAGCCTGCCTCAGCTGGAGGGCAAGACCGAGGCCATCGAGGCGGCGCGACCCTGA
- a CDS encoding DUF2007 domain-containing protein — protein MEEWINLYRASHSLEAHALKGALEVEGVRVRLSGEGLSGALGELPVDLLQVTLMVCEADRSRAGRIIERYQQRQGNGWLCGQCGEENGANFDICWHCHHDPHDH, from the coding sequence ATGGAAGAGTGGATCAATTTGTATCGGGCCTCTCACTCCCTGGAGGCTCACGCCCTGAAGGGGGCGCTGGAGGTCGAGGGAGTGCGGGTGCGGCTCAGCGGGGAAGGATTGTCGGGGGCGCTGGGGGAGTTGCCGGTGGATCTGCTGCAGGTGACCCTGATGGTGTGCGAGGCGGATCGCAGCCGGGCAGGGCGGATCATCGAGCGTTATCAGCAGCGTCAGGGCAACGGCTGGCTCTGCGGTCAGTGTGGGGAGGAGAATGGTGCCAACTTCGATATTTGCTGGCACTGCCACCACGATCCCCACGACCACTGA
- a CDS encoding YfcZ/YiiS family protein encodes MSVKDEVLETCDSCGSMAEIGTIIGEGDDVMELVIEAAAEADARAKLAGYEALAKQVSAEAECHSELTQGADGVILKARLQFTCTAEKLIFEMRARSL; translated from the coding sequence ATGTCTGTAAAAGATGAAGTGCTGGAAACCTGTGACAGCTGCGGCAGCATGGCCGAGATTGGAACCATCATCGGGGAAGGTGATGATGTGATGGAGCTGGTGATCGAGGCCGCGGCAGAAGCCGACGCTCGCGCCAAGCTGGCCGGCTACGAAGCGCTGGCCAAACAGGTCAGTGCCGAGGCCGAGTGCCACAGTGAGCTGACGCAAGGCGCCGACGGAGTGATCCTCAAGGCTCGTTTGCAATTCACCTGCACCGCCGAGAAGCTGATCTTCGAGATGCGTGCCCGTTCCCTCTGA